From Rhizobium sp. BT03, one genomic window encodes:
- a CDS encoding ABC transporter ATP-binding protein has protein sequence MTGLPILEISNLTKSYGAVKAVDDVSIYVERGEIAGLIGPNGSGKSTFFDCSTGLGKPDSGKVRLDGQDITGWSLNRIAREGRMLRSFQKTVVFKSLDVEENLIIAGQMFSFPSLFSTFGIGKLSRSRVSGLRERAQELIRMAGLWDVRKQPAGNLSGGQQKLIQFASMLMPEPKLILLDEPMAGINPKIIERVVETILYANKSLGVSFLIIEHNIDVVTSICRRVIVLDQGRKLAEGLPQEIINDQRVREAYLGG, from the coding sequence ATGACCGGTCTTCCCATTCTCGAAATCAGCAATCTCACGAAATCCTACGGCGCGGTGAAGGCGGTCGACGATGTCAGCATTTATGTCGAGCGCGGCGAGATCGCCGGTTTGATCGGGCCGAACGGCTCGGGCAAATCGACCTTCTTCGATTGCAGCACCGGCCTCGGCAAACCCGATAGCGGCAAGGTGAGGCTCGACGGCCAGGATATCACCGGATGGTCGCTGAACCGGATCGCCCGCGAGGGGCGCATGCTGCGCTCCTTCCAGAAGACGGTCGTCTTCAAATCGCTCGACGTCGAGGAAAACCTGATCATTGCCGGGCAGATGTTCAGCTTCCCGTCGCTGTTCTCCACCTTCGGGATCGGCAAGCTGTCGCGCAGCCGGGTGTCGGGATTGCGCGAACGGGCGCAGGAACTGATCCGGATGGCCGGCTTGTGGGATGTGCGCAAACAGCCGGCCGGCAATCTTTCCGGCGGGCAGCAGAAGCTCATCCAGTTCGCCTCCATGCTGATGCCGGAGCCGAAGCTGATCCTGCTCGACGAGCCGATGGCGGGCATCAACCCGAAGATCATCGAGCGGGTGGTCGAGACCATTCTCTACGCCAACAAATCGCTCGGCGTCAGCTTCCTGATCATCGAACACAATATCGACGTGGTGACCAGCATCTGCCGGCGGGTGATCGTGCTCGACCAGGGGCGCAAGCTCGCCGAGGGCCTGCCGCAGGAAATCATCAACGACCAGCGGGTCAGGGAGGCCTATCTCGGTGGCTGA
- a CDS encoding ABC transporter substrate-binding protein, translated as MTKTLTRRAFCISTAILSFTALMTGVSQHALAADETIRLGLVSPMSGPNARYGAFSLHGAELAVKEINDAGGIDGRKIEIFSADSQGTPVEGVSATRRLIDQDKVNYIIGDVSSSVTLAMQPVAEDAGVLLLNAASSNPKITYGAGVGGYKWTFRNYPTDENRALIVAKYAAEQRGFTKFAVLSVDSDYGRSAITFTKKYLPDFKGEIVSEDYYKEGEVDFRSVLAKIRDNGAQAIIMYGLADTTPIIARQMLELGLAGKVTLIGNGEFNTEKTIKSAPKVLEGAVEAAAWLPAFDSPESKAFVEKFMAAYNEAPNNHAYVHWDTVHLLAQAIKEAGSPDQGKVRDALSKIKYKSAVGEVTFDDHNQARLPMILLQIEDGKPSIKGAYAADIQYPAN; from the coding sequence ATGACCAAGACTTTGACGCGCCGGGCATTTTGCATTTCCACGGCAATCCTTTCCTTCACCGCGCTCATGACCGGCGTCTCGCAACATGCTCTCGCCGCGGATGAAACCATCAGGCTCGGCCTGGTATCGCCGATGAGCGGGCCGAATGCCCGTTACGGCGCGTTTTCGCTGCACGGCGCCGAACTGGCCGTGAAAGAAATCAACGATGCCGGCGGCATCGACGGCCGCAAGATCGAAATCTTTTCTGCCGACAGTCAGGGAACGCCGGTCGAAGGCGTTTCGGCAACCCGCCGCCTGATCGATCAGGACAAGGTCAACTATATCATCGGCGACGTTTCGAGCTCCGTCACTCTGGCAATGCAGCCGGTCGCCGAAGATGCGGGCGTGCTTCTGCTGAATGCTGCATCGTCCAACCCGAAGATCACCTATGGCGCCGGCGTCGGCGGTTACAAGTGGACCTTCCGCAACTATCCCACAGACGAGAACCGGGCGCTGATCGTGGCGAAATATGCCGCCGAGCAGCGCGGCTTCACCAAATTCGCGGTTCTGTCGGTCGACAGCGATTACGGCCGTTCGGCGATCACCTTCACCAAGAAATATCTACCCGATTTCAAGGGGGAGATCGTCAGCGAGGACTATTACAAGGAAGGCGAGGTCGACTTCCGCAGCGTGCTCGCCAAGATCCGTGACAATGGCGCCCAGGCGATCATCATGTACGGCCTTGCCGATACCACGCCGATCATTGCCCGTCAGATGCTCGAACTCGGGCTTGCCGGCAAGGTGACCCTGATCGGCAATGGCGAGTTCAATACCGAAAAGACCATCAAATCGGCGCCGAAGGTCCTTGAAGGCGCGGTCGAAGCCGCAGCTTGGCTGCCGGCCTTCGATTCCCCCGAGAGCAAGGCTTTCGTGGAGAAATTCATGGCCGCCTATAACGAGGCGCCGAACAACCACGCCTATGTCCACTGGGACACGGTCCACCTTCTCGCCCAGGCGATCAAGGAGGCCGGCAGCCCGGACCAGGGCAAGGTGCGCGATGCGCTCTCCAAGATCAAATATAAGAGCGCCGTCGGAGAGGTGACCTTCGACGATCACAACCAGGCTCGCCTGCCGATGATCCTGCTGCAGATCGAGGATGGCAAGCCGAGCATCAAAGGTGCCTACGCGGCGGATATCCAGTATCCTGCGAACTGA
- a CDS encoding ABC transporter substrate-binding protein, translating into MKRGHFRAWLVAALAVAGPATQAAAGQDLAVDVVHFWVSKSETAALDVFRRAWAAAGNQWVDMPAENKVAVQRVVSDRIANGYAPAVMQWNANEGSRELPEMGIVQDIDDVAQADHWRDVIPATVLDRISYKGKVYFAPTNIHAENWLWTSTAALADAGMKMPQSWDELFDAAEKIKATGRLPIALGGARWEVSLIFNDIIYHKFGPEGYARLMGGDAALVQDPRMIEALDLLLRLSNYVEPIEQRKDKTWADATAAVGQGKAGMQFMGDWAKGELAARGYSVDKDFDCSLVPGTSIAYFMVIDAFAFPLTNRDGTAQAQQAFARMVLDRDNQVAFSRIKGSLPVRTDVDPSGLDRCGKLGLEMIKAKKGEVSAQSQAMPTQMSEGWIAVVGDFFNSRNMSAQEVQKRLHDLLMQR; encoded by the coding sequence ATGAAAAGGGGACACTTTCGGGCGTGGCTTGTTGCGGCTTTGGCGGTCGCAGGTCCCGCGACACAGGCTGCGGCGGGGCAGGATCTCGCGGTGGACGTCGTGCATTTCTGGGTATCGAAAAGCGAAACTGCGGCGCTCGACGTTTTCCGCAGGGCCTGGGCAGCAGCCGGCAACCAGTGGGTCGACATGCCTGCGGAAAACAAGGTCGCCGTCCAGCGGGTGGTGAGCGATCGTATCGCCAACGGATATGCACCGGCGGTGATGCAGTGGAATGCAAACGAGGGATCGCGCGAACTGCCGGAAATGGGCATCGTCCAGGATATAGATGATGTCGCGCAGGCGGATCATTGGCGGGATGTCATTCCTGCCACGGTTCTTGACCGGATTTCCTACAAGGGAAAGGTCTACTTCGCGCCGACCAACATCCATGCCGAAAACTGGCTCTGGACAAGCACGGCGGCCTTGGCCGACGCCGGCATGAAGATGCCGCAGTCCTGGGACGAGCTCTTCGACGCGGCTGAAAAAATCAAGGCGACAGGACGTCTGCCGATCGCGCTCGGCGGCGCACGATGGGAAGTGTCGCTCATTTTCAACGATATCATCTATCACAAGTTCGGGCCTGAGGGTTACGCCCGTCTGATGGGCGGCGATGCCGCCCTGGTGCAGGATCCGCGCATGATCGAAGCTCTGGACCTATTGTTGCGCCTGTCCAACTATGTGGAGCCGATCGAGCAGCGCAAGGACAAGACATGGGCCGATGCCACGGCGGCGGTGGGCCAGGGCAAGGCCGGCATGCAGTTCATGGGCGACTGGGCCAAGGGCGAACTTGCAGCGCGCGGCTATAGCGTCGACAAGGATTTCGATTGCAGCCTCGTTCCGGGCACGTCCATCGCCTATTTCATGGTGATCGACGCCTTTGCCTTTCCGCTGACCAATCGGGACGGCACGGCGCAGGCTCAGCAGGCTTTCGCACGCATGGTGCTCGACCGTGACAACCAGGTCGCATTCAGCCGGATCAAGGGGTCCTTGCCGGTGCGCACCGATGTCGATCCGTCCGGGCTCGATCGTTGCGGCAAGCTGGGGTTGGAGATGATCAAGGCAAAGAAGGGTGAGGTCAGCGCCCAATCCCAGGCCATGCCGACCCAGATGTCGGAGGGCTGGATCGCCGTGGTGGGCGACTTCTTCAATAGCAGGAATATGTCTGCGCAAGAGGTTCAGAAACGCCTGCATGACTTGCTGATGCAGCGCTGA
- a CDS encoding DoxX family protein: MSNITTASSAPPAGKLLRIGLWAAQVLTFAAFTLFGCMKFFMPVDQLAAMWVWPGQVPAWFLRLMGIIDFAGGVGVLLPALTRIQPRLTVLAALGCVLLQIAAMIFHLSRGEAPALPLNVVLLAVSAFILWGRGKRAPIAPRG; this comes from the coding sequence ATGTCCAACATCACCACCGCTTCTTCTGCCCCGCCTGCGGGAAAATTGCTCCGGATCGGGTTATGGGCCGCGCAGGTGCTGACCTTTGCCGCTTTCACCCTGTTCGGCTGCATGAAATTCTTCATGCCGGTCGATCAACTGGCGGCAATGTGGGTATGGCCCGGCCAGGTTCCTGCATGGTTCCTGCGTCTGATGGGGATTATCGATTTTGCGGGCGGAGTAGGCGTCCTGCTGCCGGCCTTGACCCGGATCCAGCCGCGTCTGACCGTGCTTGCGGCGCTTGGCTGCGTGCTGCTGCAGATCGCTGCGATGATCTTTCATCTCTCCCGCGGCGAAGCGCCGGCCCTGCCACTCAACGTCGTCCTGCTTGCGGTTTCGGCGTTCATCCTCTGGGGCCGCGGCAAGCGGGCGCCTATTGCGCCGCGCGGATGA
- a CDS encoding branched-chain amino acid ABC transporter permease codes for MFSTILEQIINGIVTGSVYAIVAVGMTMIFGVLRAINFAHGEYYMLGTFGAWFAIDYLGLSYEASIVVGVLSTIVIAYVVGKFVMQRMVGAPAESGVLATLGIALVLQNTVILVFGGGYKFFSGGYIEPVSILGFSLAEQRVIILIVCLIVFIGLELMVTYTRMGKSMRAVSQNVECCEVVGIDVPQVVLRTFILGAALAALSGVLTAPVNVSVYGGMGELITFKTLPIIIMGGLGNVRGTFFAAMILGIAESLVATYVGLQFRDTVGFATLILMLMWRPHGLFSTQARF; via the coding sequence ATGTTCTCAACAATCCTTGAGCAGATCATCAACGGCATCGTGACGGGCTCCGTCTACGCCATCGTTGCGGTCGGCATGACGATGATATTCGGGGTGCTGCGGGCCATCAATTTCGCTCACGGCGAATATTACATGCTGGGAACGTTCGGAGCATGGTTTGCCATCGACTATCTCGGACTGTCCTACGAGGCTTCGATCGTCGTCGGCGTGCTGTCGACGATCGTCATCGCCTATGTGGTCGGCAAATTCGTGATGCAGCGCATGGTCGGCGCTCCGGCCGAATCCGGGGTGCTCGCCACGCTCGGTATCGCGCTCGTCCTGCAGAATACCGTCATCCTGGTCTTCGGCGGCGGCTACAAGTTCTTCTCGGGCGGCTATATCGAACCCGTGTCGATCCTCGGCTTCAGCCTGGCCGAGCAGCGCGTCATCATCCTCATCGTCTGCCTGATCGTGTTCATCGGCCTCGAACTGATGGTGACCTATACCAGGATGGGCAAATCCATGCGGGCGGTATCGCAGAACGTCGAATGCTGCGAAGTGGTCGGCATCGACGTGCCGCAGGTCGTGCTCAGGACATTCATCCTCGGCGCAGCCCTTGCCGCCCTCTCCGGGGTGCTGACGGCGCCGGTCAATGTCAGCGTCTATGGCGGCATGGGTGAGCTGATTACCTTCAAGACCTTGCCGATCATCATCATGGGCGGCCTCGGCAATGTGCGCGGCACCTTCTTCGCGGCGATGATCCTCGGGATCGCCGAGAGCCTTGTTGCCACCTATGTCGGACTGCAGTTCCGCGACACTGTCGGCTTCGCCACGCTGATCCTGATGCTGATGTGGCGCCCGCACGGACTGTTCTCGACGCAGGCGCGCTTCTGA
- a CDS encoding LysR family transcriptional regulator, which yields MQPHPTLDQLQVFLTVVEKGSFSAASRALNRTQSVVSYTIANLEAQLRVALFSRSGTKRPQLTEAGRSVLEDARRLLGDLDLMRARVQALSDGLEAELNVAMSAFVPSDIVVDVLRAFHRHYPTVSLNVTVGTLGIVMDAVINGRAVVGFGGAMAARNDQIVFERIGQSAMIPVAAPDHPLGKLCRPMTLADVRDETQIVVYDASGLTKGRDFNVFSLKTWRVSDNATKHLYIRGALGWGGLPASLARDDLADGRLVHLQFPAFDQSEYPIHVIRNVANPPGPAARWLTAELQVRLSGTDKDTEDRNGAH from the coding sequence ATGCAGCCCCACCCGACATTGGATCAGCTTCAAGTATTTCTGACCGTGGTAGAGAAAGGCAGTTTTTCAGCCGCCTCCCGCGCCCTCAACCGAACGCAGTCGGTCGTCAGCTATACGATCGCCAATCTCGAGGCTCAGCTCAGGGTGGCACTTTTCAGCCGCTCCGGCACCAAGCGGCCGCAATTGACGGAAGCCGGCAGGTCGGTGCTCGAGGATGCCCGCCGGCTGCTTGGCGATCTCGACCTGATGCGGGCGCGCGTCCAGGCCTTGAGCGACGGGCTGGAGGCAGAACTCAACGTGGCGATGAGCGCTTTCGTGCCGTCGGACATCGTCGTCGACGTCCTGCGCGCCTTTCACCGTCACTATCCCACAGTTTCGCTGAATGTGACGGTCGGCACGCTGGGGATCGTCATGGATGCGGTTATCAATGGCAGGGCCGTCGTCGGTTTTGGCGGCGCCATGGCGGCAAGGAACGATCAGATCGTTTTCGAACGGATCGGCCAGTCGGCGATGATCCCCGTCGCCGCCCCCGACCATCCGCTTGGAAAGTTGTGCCGGCCGATGACCCTCGCCGATGTTCGGGACGAAACCCAGATCGTCGTCTACGATGCCTCGGGCTTGACGAAGGGCCGCGATTTCAACGTGTTCTCGCTGAAGACCTGGCGGGTCAGCGACAATGCGACAAAACATCTCTATATCCGCGGCGCATTGGGCTGGGGCGGGCTTCCGGCATCCCTGGCCAGGGATGATCTCGCCGATGGCCGCCTCGTCCACCTGCAGTTTCCGGCCTTCGACCAAAGCGAGTACCCGATCCACGTGATCCGCAACGTCGCAAACCCGCCGGGGCCCGCCGCGAGATGGCTGACCGCGGAGCTCCAGGTCAGGCTTTCGGGCACCGACAAAGACACAGAAGATCGAAACGGCGCACACTGA
- a CDS encoding bifunctional diguanylate cyclase/phosphodiesterase: MPAGESHSSVAKYIRSIGRHYITAVVVMTVLIGATFLTVKVALDRHSLQQHISYLIGRQFIRFQQLANQTRAIMRASADPNMPEYIVRPMVEDVQKAIDDIRAMSAQLNALNIEVEANLLERLNGRDAASEKLRVELDGRLEDFLERAERVVSAKLLDRRERYSFWGPIDFAVSSDSMLMRQFSALIESAHDRSDMSIDHTRLISAVLLSLTAATLILATLILFIPLLIKLRTEHRRTLDFEIKLTHLAHTDTLTGLGNRSSFNEALNGLFASLERTGAGFSMLLVDLDHFKATNDSFGHPAGDAVLSHVASALQKTFRAGDMVARLGGDEFAALLPGISDAATLEGIAERAVAAIATECHFEGRLLPVSASLGGALVPGHASDEATLMRIADLALYAAKAKRNTAVIFDEASFAQRLEQNRLAAALAVAADRDEFVVYYQQKVNLQTGEHLGFEALVRWRHPQLGILPPGRFLPLMEGHLIQSMTRCIVNTVARDLRTWKAAGLRAGSVAINLPESLLVGDDGYALIAAAVEANHLDWLDFAIEVTEDVFLNRGANQIAETISRFRKHGVSVSLDDFGTGFASLVHLRDFPFDELKIDRSFVAEIGKDVRSEQIIRAIIDLARNLGKRCVAEGIEDEIQRHFLLNAGCEIGQGYLFAKPEPAAAAVERLAHRPALRRLSGRSRTMRAESIS; this comes from the coding sequence ATGCCGGCAGGCGAATCCCATTCCTCCGTGGCGAAATATATCCGTTCCATCGGACGCCATTACATCACCGCCGTCGTCGTCATGACGGTTCTGATCGGGGCGACCTTCCTGACGGTCAAGGTGGCGCTCGATCGCCACTCCCTGCAGCAGCACATCAGCTATCTGATCGGGCGCCAATTCATTCGCTTCCAGCAGCTTGCCAATCAGACGCGAGCGATCATGCGCGCTTCGGCCGATCCGAATATGCCGGAATATATCGTCAGGCCGATGGTCGAGGACGTTCAAAAAGCGATCGACGATATCCGCGCCATGAGCGCACAGTTGAACGCGTTGAATATCGAGGTCGAGGCAAATCTTCTCGAACGGCTGAACGGCCGGGATGCGGCATCGGAAAAATTGCGTGTGGAACTTGACGGACGGCTGGAGGATTTCCTTGAAAGGGCTGAACGCGTCGTGTCCGCGAAATTGCTGGATCGGCGGGAGCGATACAGCTTCTGGGGACCAATCGACTTCGCCGTCTCATCCGACAGCATGCTCATGCGTCAGTTCAGCGCCTTGATCGAGAGTGCGCATGACCGGAGCGATATGAGCATCGATCATACCCGCCTGATCAGCGCGGTGCTCCTCAGCTTGACCGCAGCCACACTCATCCTGGCAACCCTCATCCTTTTCATACCGCTGCTCATCAAGCTACGCACTGAGCACCGCCGAACCCTCGATTTCGAGATCAAGCTGACGCATCTGGCCCATACCGACACGCTGACAGGCCTTGGCAACCGGTCTTCGTTCAATGAGGCGCTGAACGGGCTGTTTGCTTCACTCGAGCGGACAGGCGCGGGTTTTTCGATGCTGCTGGTCGATCTCGACCACTTCAAGGCCACCAACGACAGTTTCGGCCATCCGGCAGGCGATGCGGTTCTGAGCCACGTCGCCAGCGCGCTGCAGAAGACTTTCCGCGCCGGCGATATGGTCGCGCGGCTTGGCGGTGACGAATTTGCCGCTCTGCTTCCCGGCATTTCGGATGCGGCAACGCTTGAGGGAATTGCCGAGCGCGCAGTCGCTGCCATTGCAACGGAATGTCATTTCGAGGGCCGGTTGCTGCCGGTATCGGCCAGCCTCGGCGGCGCGCTCGTACCAGGCCATGCATCGGACGAAGCGACACTCATGCGCATTGCAGATCTGGCGCTTTATGCCGCCAAGGCCAAGCGCAACACCGCCGTCATCTTCGACGAAGCATCCTTCGCCCAGCGACTCGAGCAGAACCGGCTTGCCGCAGCACTCGCCGTCGCCGCCGACCGTGACGAGTTCGTCGTCTATTACCAGCAGAAGGTCAATCTGCAGACCGGCGAGCATCTCGGCTTTGAGGCGCTGGTGCGTTGGCGCCATCCCCAGCTCGGCATTCTGCCGCCCGGCCGTTTCCTGCCGCTCATGGAAGGCCATCTCATCCAAAGCATGACGCGCTGTATCGTCAATACGGTCGCTCGCGATCTCAGGACGTGGAAGGCAGCGGGGCTCAGAGCCGGGTCGGTTGCGATCAATCTGCCGGAATCCCTGCTGGTCGGCGACGATGGTTATGCCCTCATCGCTGCGGCGGTCGAAGCGAACCACCTCGACTGGCTCGATTTTGCCATCGAAGTCACGGAAGACGTCTTTCTCAATCGCGGCGCCAATCAGATCGCCGAGACCATTTCGCGTTTCCGCAAGCATGGAGTGTCGGTCTCGCTCGACGATTTCGGCACCGGCTTTGCGTCGCTCGTGCATCTGCGCGACTTCCCCTTCGACGAACTCAAGATCGACCGCAGCTTCGTTGCCGAGATCGGCAAGGATGTGCGCTCGGAACAGATCATCCGGGCGATCATCGACCTCGCCCGCAACCTCGGCAAAAGGTGCGTTGCCGAAGGCATCGAAGACGAGATCCAGCGTCATTTCCTTTTGAATGCCGGCTGTGAGATCGGCCAAGGTTATCTGTTCGCTAAGCCGGAACCGGCTGCCGCGGCGGTCGAACGATTGGCACACCGGCCGGCATTGCGCAGACTATCAGGGCGGTCACGCACAATGCGGGCTGAATCCATCTCCTGA
- a CDS encoding bifunctional diguanylate cyclase/phosphodiesterase, whose translation MTLSQSFPQPAAVVDISEHKQAERELRKALEFAEGIIAAIPDVLFEVDEGGRYLQVWTRNPELLAQQKEMLLGRTINDVLAPDQATIAMEALHEAGREGAAYGRCICISLPNGETRWFELSIAKRPSADPGAATTLLAFSRDITERKQAEDAINLMRMQLLSVLQTMPDMVWVKDMDGVHVMCNHAFERLTGLAEADVVGKTDFELFDIERARYFQESDKAAIKAGKCIVSDEEWVVSKEKGESVLLETRKVPIIDAAGDVVGVLGVARDVTELNVSRQKIHQMAFYDPLTSLPNRSLFNDRLRQMITSAGSRGQRAGVMLIDIDHFKVVNDTMGHPVGDDLLCQAAARLNASVRDYDTVARLGGDEFAILLPDISQGDDLGRIANNILDKFRERFLLDGQEVFISCSVGIALYPNDSADANDLVKYADSAMYLAKRSGRNSFRFYSKDLTANAEERMRLESELRRAIERGELELHYQPKVLLDSGAMVGCEALLRWRHPEMGMIPPTRFIPVAEDTGLIVELGRWVLREACQTAAELNADSQTPHKVAVNLSVKQFQSAGLVRSIVEILGETGCRAEWVEIEITESLLLDQKDETLQALSELRSMGFSIAIDDFGTGYSALNYLARFPIDTLKIDRSFINSTDRRNEELVKAILSIARCLGQSVVAEGVETAEQAAFLAANGCGSAQGFLYSKAVPKADIIALWLRSPAGGLNSSEGVCGSTPS comes from the coding sequence ATGACGTTGTCCCAATCGTTTCCGCAGCCGGCCGCTGTCGTCGATATTAGCGAACACAAGCAGGCGGAGCGCGAGCTCAGGAAGGCGCTTGAATTCGCCGAGGGGATCATCGCCGCCATACCGGATGTTCTTTTCGAGGTGGACGAGGGCGGCCGTTATCTTCAGGTCTGGACAAGAAACCCCGAACTGCTGGCCCAGCAGAAGGAGATGCTGCTCGGCAGGACGATCAACGACGTTCTAGCGCCGGACCAGGCGACCATCGCGATGGAGGCTCTGCACGAGGCCGGCAGAGAGGGAGCTGCCTACGGCCGATGCATTTGCATTTCCCTGCCCAATGGTGAGACGCGGTGGTTCGAGCTGTCGATAGCCAAGCGGCCGAGCGCCGATCCGGGGGCGGCCACCACGCTCCTGGCGTTCTCGCGGGACATTACCGAGCGAAAGCAAGCCGAAGACGCCATCAACCTCATGCGAATGCAGCTGTTGAGCGTGCTTCAGACCATGCCCGATATGGTCTGGGTCAAGGATATGGACGGGGTCCATGTGATGTGCAACCACGCCTTCGAGCGGCTGACCGGATTGGCCGAAGCGGACGTTGTCGGAAAAACGGATTTCGAGCTGTTCGATATTGAGAGGGCCCGGTACTTTCAGGAATCAGACAAGGCGGCGATCAAGGCGGGAAAGTGCATTGTCAGTGACGAGGAATGGGTCGTTTCCAAGGAGAAGGGTGAATCTGTTCTTCTTGAAACACGCAAGGTGCCGATTATCGATGCAGCGGGAGACGTCGTCGGCGTTCTCGGCGTGGCGCGAGATGTGACCGAGTTGAACGTCTCGCGCCAGAAAATCCACCAGATGGCCTTTTACGATCCCTTGACCTCGCTGCCGAACCGATCGCTGTTCAACGATCGGCTGCGGCAGATGATCACCTCGGCCGGATCGCGAGGCCAGCGGGCCGGGGTGATGCTGATCGACATCGACCATTTCAAGGTGGTCAACGATACGATGGGCCATCCCGTCGGCGATGATTTGCTCTGCCAGGCGGCGGCCCGTCTCAATGCGAGCGTTCGCGATTATGACACCGTCGCCCGGCTCGGCGGCGATGAATTCGCGATCCTGTTGCCGGATATCAGCCAAGGCGACGATCTCGGCCGGATTGCCAATAATATCCTCGATAAGTTCAGGGAGCGCTTTCTGCTGGATGGCCAGGAGGTCTTCATTTCATGCAGCGTCGGCATCGCGCTCTATCCCAATGACAGCGCCGATGCCAACGACCTTGTGAAATACGCCGACTCGGCGATGTATCTCGCCAAACGCTCCGGGCGAAACAGCTTTCGATTCTATTCGAAGGATCTGACGGCAAACGCCGAAGAGCGGATGCGGCTTGAATCGGAGTTGCGCCGTGCGATCGAGCGCGGCGAACTGGAACTGCATTATCAGCCGAAGGTGCTTCTGGACAGCGGCGCAATGGTCGGCTGCGAAGCCTTGCTGAGATGGCGCCACCCCGAAATGGGCATGATTCCTCCCACCCGTTTCATTCCGGTTGCTGAGGACACCGGGTTGATTGTGGAACTCGGGCGATGGGTGCTGCGCGAGGCATGCCAGACGGCGGCCGAATTGAACGCCGATAGTCAGACACCGCACAAGGTGGCGGTCAATCTGTCGGTCAAACAATTCCAATCCGCCGGACTGGTGAGGTCGATCGTCGAAATTCTCGGCGAGACCGGCTGCCGCGCGGAATGGGTCGAAATCGAAATAACCGAAAGCCTTCTGCTCGATCAGAAGGATGAAACGCTGCAGGCGCTCTCCGAACTCCGAAGCATGGGATTTTCGATCGCCATCGACGATTTCGGCACCGGCTATTCGGCGCTGAACTATCTGGCGCGCTTTCCGATCGACACGCTGAAGATCGACCGGTCGTTCATCAACAGCACCGACAGACGGAACGAGGAACTGGTGAAGGCGATCCTCTCTATCGCGCGCTGCCTCGGGCAGAGTGTGGTGGCGGAGGGCGTCGAAACCGCCGAGCAGGCAGCGTTCCTGGCGGCAAACGGATGCGGCTCGGCGCAGGGGTTTCTTTACAGCAAAGCCGTGCCCAAGGCTGATATCATCGCCCTCTGGCTCCGCTCTCCGGCCGGCGGCCTTAATTCAAGCGAGGGGGTTTGTGGGTCTACTCCGTCTTAA
- a CDS encoding branched-chain amino acid ABC transporter permease, whose amino-acid sequence MSLTEVSQSQQRRDLRLPLGLLLLLAALSAPFVASTYVVHALIIALIFMLPAHGLNLLVGYTGLLSLAQAAFFGIGAYASGLLAVTYGTPFYVNVAAAGLAAGAIALPLGIPALRLRSTSFVMCTLGFVIIGQAIAKNWISLTRGDMGLSSIPKPHFALGPLSFTVSGTTAFYYLALTVGILATLGVWMIVRSPAGRNMIAIRENETLAESVGIPTWRYKLIVFMLSAVFAGVGGSLYAHYLTVVSPLTFQMYYSTTMLIIVLGGGAGTISGVVFGSLLFVGLTEALRVTPELRMIAYGLCLLVLVFWFRKGFAPVINRLWDSIGSAK is encoded by the coding sequence ATGTCTCTCACGGAAGTCTCGCAATCACAGCAGCGCCGCGATCTTCGCCTGCCGCTCGGTTTGCTGCTGCTGTTGGCTGCGCTCTCCGCCCCCTTCGTCGCCAGCACCTATGTCGTCCATGCGCTGATCATTGCGCTGATCTTCATGCTGCCGGCGCATGGCCTCAATCTTCTGGTCGGTTATACCGGCCTGCTCTCGCTCGCCCAGGCCGCGTTTTTCGGCATCGGCGCCTATGCCTCGGGCCTGCTGGCCGTTACCTACGGCACGCCGTTCTATGTCAATGTCGCCGCCGCCGGGCTGGCGGCGGGCGCCATCGCCCTGCCTCTCGGCATCCCGGCCCTGCGGCTGCGCTCGACATCCTTCGTGATGTGTACGCTCGGCTTCGTGATCATCGGCCAGGCGATCGCCAAAAACTGGATTTCGCTCACCCGCGGCGATATGGGCCTCTCCAGCATACCGAAGCCGCATTTTGCGCTCGGGCCGCTGTCCTTCACCGTATCGGGCACGACGGCCTTCTATTATCTGGCGCTGACCGTTGGAATTCTGGCGACACTCGGCGTCTGGATGATCGTCCGCTCGCCTGCCGGTCGCAACATGATCGCCATCCGGGAGAACGAGACGCTGGCCGAATCCGTCGGCATCCCCACCTGGCGTTACAAGCTGATCGTCTTCATGCTGAGTGCGGTGTTCGCCGGCGTCGGCGGCAGTCTCTACGCGCATTATCTGACGGTGGTCAGCCCGCTGACCTTCCAGATGTATTATTCGACGACGATGCTGATCATCGTGCTTGGCGGCGGCGCCGGGACGATTTCGGGCGTCGTCTTCGGCAGCCTGCTGTTCGTCGGCCTGACCGAGGCCCTGCGTGTGACGCCGGAACTTCGGATGATCGCCTACGGGCTCTGCCTGCTCGTCCTGGTCTTCTGGTTCCGGAAGGGTTTTGCGCCCGTCATCAACCGCCTCTGGGATTCGATCGGGAGCGCGAAATGA